In Coccidioides posadasii str. Silveira chromosome 4, complete sequence, one genomic interval encodes:
- a CDS encoding uncharacterized protein (EggNog:ENOG410PJE2~COG:J~MEROPS:MER0021886~BUSCO:8371at33183), producing MAEKEQPFKAVQVEALVVMKIIKHSTQLFPTTATGSLVGMDVRGTLEVTNAFPFPIVDIPADSHLDGAPANAAAAAPRAKANAVYQSEMIKMLREVNIDANNVGWYTSANMGNFVNLNIIENQYFYQKELNERTVALVHDVSRSSQGALSLRAFRLSPQFMAAFKENKFTTENLQKSNLRYQDIFVELPVQIHNSHLLTSYLHQLPSPPPAENLDLPPSLAALTNGPLASSSLLTPNFDNLALSIDPFLEKNCDMLLESIETHHTENNNFQYYQRSLAREQTKIAAWQAKRKAENATRAQLKQPLLAEDEWQRLFKLPQEPSRLESMLNTRQVEQYSRQIDGFVSATTGKMFAVRGNLLPGETQV from the exons ATGGCGGA AAAGGAACAGCCATTCAAGGCCGTCCAGGTCGAGGCCCTG GTGGTGATGAAAATTATCAAACACAGCACCCAACTTTTCCCTACAACCGCAACCGGATCGCTCGTTGGAATGGACGTCCGAGGCACGCTGGAGGTCACAAATGCCTTTCCTTTCCCCATAGTGGATATTCCCGCAGACTCTCATTTGGATGGCGCCCCCGCAaatgctgctgctgctgctccacGCGCAAAAGCCAACGCCGTTTATCAATCCGAAATGATCAAGATGTTGCGAGAGGTTAACATTGATGCAAACAATGTGGGCTGGTACACGAGCGCGAACATGGGTAATTTCGTCAACCTGAACATCATCGAAAACCAATATTTTTACCAGAAAGAGCTCAATGAGAGAACCGTCGCCCTCGTACATGATGTTAGCCGAAGCTCACAGGGAGCCTTGAGCCTTAGAGCTTTCCGCCTTTCACCCCAGTTCATGGCCGCATTCAAGGAAAATAAGTTTACCACGGAGAA CCTCCAAAAGTCGAACCTTCgatatcaagatatcttCGTTGAACTCCCGGTTCAGATCCACAACTCTCACCTGCTCACGTCTTACCTCCACCAGCTCCCGTCACCACCTCCTGCAGAGAATCTGGATTTGCCCCCATCTCTTGCAGCTCTCACCAACGGCCCCCTTGCGTCATCCTCTTTGCTTACACCGAACTTCGATAACCTCGCGCTGAGCATCGATCCGTTCCTCGAGAAGAACTGCGACATGCTCCTCGAGAGCATTGAGACCCACCACACGGAGAACAACAACTTCCAGTATTATCAGCGATCCCTTGCCCGTGAACAAACCAAGATCGCTGCCTGGCAGGCCAAGAGGAAAGCGGAGAACGCGACTCGCGCTCAGCTCAAGCAGCCCTTGCTTGCAGAAGACGAGTGGCAGCGCTTGTTTAAACTCCCACAGGAACCTAGCAGGCTCGAAAGTATGTTGAACACCAGACAGGTCGAGCAGTACTCTCGACAAATCGATGGTTTCGTCTCCGCAACTACTGGAAAGATGTTTGCTGTCAGGGGCAACCTGCTTCCTGGCGAAACGCAAGTCTAA
- a CDS encoding uncharacterized protein (EggNog:ENOG410PXKZ): protein MDYALLAGFPNDVHPIYPIVEKRRTGLSCEISETKFSIPDFMSPRNCFLFDKQVLTAPLHGRHVSFLKVSALLEELESFLNHPPESRCTVSPPTYSDALKDLPPGYTVEDAPRSRIETLDSATLPAKKCTTSAEKSILCKEVKRPIDWNDPSRFRECAKGKKKKNNGKKQTGNSNNKGGGNDEPPPPEENDLPEGGNNGAGDDGGNGDDGAGGGGEGGGDDEDNEDWMTSNSKKSKKKKKAKKEEEEEEEEEERKRKEEDEEEQKAKDEEVVCQTDDLSWADADGAAQDDGWAEISAPKKKKKGKAGKASEPPPAETTQSNGFENISLEDSAPQSDMPLTQPSGNSFGLNAWGKGWYSDERFGHGTEDGTSTEDPVSTNPWSKPGKKGKTFAVSNAFEIGFGDMENDFNATPPTNGDNFGGNTADDPSWETPVTNKKNKKKRKGAVIENIFEQIPAADENKADAIPEDATAVIDHETNAQAEEVEDWSGWATTTKSKKKKKKGVEIVDLEPEEPAPPPVEPEPPVNDAWSVSTKKSKKKKQGAAIEEVPIEPTLETVPEVNIEANAEVGDDTWPSWGTTTKKSKKKKGKTLIEEELSPPPAVPEDPAPDPEPVDDLVAWATSGSKKDKKKAAKETPAVEEPPTPTPEPGKPTETTADGDWGGWGMATSKKSKKKKGKAGVEEIPPPPPAEDPQPEPDASPEIVPEPEPEPEPEPVTVVEPSLDADSQPVNEWTWATANVKKKKSKKGKEPVVEDPPPPPPPLDLAPEPELTFEPEPEPESQSQPVDNWFTPAPKKKKGKKSKAPVEPDPPPVEPEPVPEPEPEPTPAPEPVIEQVDDWGATATISTKKSKKKKGKGVVEEPLPPPPPDPAPEEIEPKPEPEPEPVLVDDWAGFTLSKKKKGKKGAIDPAPSKIEDIIEPLPEESSAFVDALSRKEKRKASKSAAKGEVITEDPPILVDPIDATGDLMGDALAEVTKVDTSKSEGPKEEDPLADWTVGSKKKDKKKKKKGDQAPVLESEPVPVLNEMENTTADDSWFSWDKKKDKSGDKGVGYVDKDIDLLKDDALDGRNGDADGDLKDKAAKDLDIGNLEDNSGPPAASTDAWDFWGSKKRSKGKTAKAKNPDIDVHAFEIPPSTDEPTLSIWAQDWGLSSKEKKEKDKENENEITNRGIDNDITSPISTELVPRAAEDNSWDIWNVPKSTKKKKKKAKDEGQLPPPAPTPPAQGLDPEPPIIPSFDDTGHTTWDSFSGFGGRGVKKGNLSRTTTSTSQSANIENIKLSKTKTRGLEVVDVTDEPGTVAEADAKGSKASTGIWGGSTAAGKSKASKSKREPADTLDDGVTRTASKDGAKPADELLVDAPEKASAAAADKAETPPRPTTSSPPSTARPTAKSSVAERIRILEQKKRLQKQTAAARETERALEIPAPAPAPEPAPAAGPPADEPVEPAAQEPPDAPAPPEPDAAPAAKSAPAPSKRTKKKTKNIPVLDLPPIEHFEAPRDSVPGSFPGADDDLVDVSFSAPGAPKLEAVEFPESSTEGKKDPARKEKPDSDMASPPPSPPAQGENERESAPVTPTPKPAKKERARVERTAGATSWGFWGAAPRKSPKKEGKGPGEGEASATPKRGNDKPEPALKRSKSSATRREKSASPEKNDKSSTSDKEKEKRAASRPRPSRGLSFSGFMLGGPPPARTKSARRNGNTSSRPTSRRQSMNLDDSGLISSVEDKPEAPSKAAKVMGINNSKPSRRISKSKKRSSAPADPYAIDDDDIVMVNGTGDLDAPRPKAHRESRSRRRSKRELKAKDIETPDDMVMVEPGSSGHSPEVISGPDDIAFVETPHRERSSLRRSTTLPKKSEGLLGLLGSFRKNGGRASETRERGKSKSRHDEDGRRHTDTEREDSRRMKREEKRRRSPKIDTDGDVFMGAPNTDVEDTDARKAERRARKAARMVAEQEAREAEERRASRRDSEKHRTRESREKRGREEEERDDRRRREKKARRSSRVLQDERPRDRDDLEQAEPRVSHRRHKHRAPEGDVNGEIQQESKSRRRRSYVGEKRREGYPDEYAEDEYYRRRHHRPDDEGAKPRRRKSTTTPRGDERHTSRRTRSSRRHPDVPYPVMVSGGKDKTSSWVQSQFTDPPEAPPIVPTVIDLPAPQGPSHSLSSDEEARRAILHRRSRRHSKYGDMLPPEKERRSRRRESRRAERDTMRSSDDSAGMDRYADHRYESDARYNHTNGTTKVTSWFKKFTGF from the exons ATGGACTATGCCCTCCTAGCTGGCTTTCCAAACGACGTGCATCCCATATACCCAATAGTAGAGAAGCGGAGAACGGGTCTTTCCTGCGAAATTTCCGAAACAAAGTTCTCCATACCCGACTTTATGTCGCCTAGAAactgttttctttttgacAAGCAAGTGCTCACG GCTCCCTTGCATGGCCGCCACGTTTCATTCCTGAAAGTATCCGCTTTGcttgaagagcttgaatCGTTTTTGAATCATCCCCCAGAGTCACGTTGTACGGTCTCCCCCCCAACTTATTCCGATGCTCTCAAAGATCTTCCGCCTGGATACACTGTGGAGGACGCTCCTCGATCACGAATCGAGACTTTAGACTCCGCGACTCTTCCCGCTAAGAAATGCACCACATCCGCAGAGAAATCAATTTTATGTAAGGAAGTCAAGCGGCCTATCGATTGGAATGATCCGTCCCGCTTCAGAGAATGCGCCAAAGgtaaaaagaagaaaaacaacgGTAAAAAGCAAACCGGTAACTCTAACAACAAAGGCGGTGGAAATGAtgagccaccaccaccagaaGAGAATGACCTCCCTGAAGGAGGCAACAATGGCGCTGGTGACGACGGCGGTAATGGTGACGACGGTGcggggggaggaggagaaggaggaggtgATGATGAAGACAACGAAGACTGGATGACGAGTAATAGCAAGAAGagtaagaagaaaaagaaagccaaaaaggaagaggaggaagaagaagaagaagaagaaaggaagcGAAAAGAGGAAGACGAGGAGGAGCAGAAAGCCAAAGACGAGGAAGTGGTCTGCCAGACAGACGATCTCAGCTGGGCAGACGCCGATGGCGCCGCCCAAGACGATGGATGGGCAGAGATTTcagctccaaagaaaaagaagaagggaaaggCAGGAAAG GCCTCGGAGCCTCCTCCGGCTGAAACCACACAATCAAATGGCTTTGAGAATATCAGCCTAGAGGATTCTGCACCCCAATCTGATATGCCTCTTACCCAGCCATCTGGGAACAGCTTTGGTTTGAACGCGTGGGGTAAAGGTTGGTACTCCGATGAGCGTTTCGGACATGGAACTGAGGATGGAACATCAACAGAAGATCCTGTATCCACTAACCCGTGGTCTAAGCCTGGGAAGAAAGGCAAGACTTTCGCCGTCTCTAATGCTTTTGAGATTGGTTTTGGAGACATGGAAAATGATTTCAATGCTACTCCTCCCACCAACGGTGATAATTTTGGAGGAAACACTGCGGATGATCCTTCCTGGGAGACTCCCGTGacaaataagaagaataagaagaaaaggaagggTGCTGTTATAGAGAATATCTTCGAACAAATCCCTGCAGCAGATGAGAACAAGGCAGATGCGATTCCAGAGGACGCAACGGCGGTAATCGACCACGAAACCAACGCCCAAGCGGAGGAGGTCGAAGATTGGAGCGGTTGGGCTACAACCACAAAGagtaagaaaaagaaaaagaaaggggtGGAAATTGTAGATCTAGAGCCCGAGGAACCTGCTCCTCCGCCTGTTGAACCAGAACCACCAGTAAATGATGCCTGGTCTGTTTCAACCAAAAAgtccaagaagaaaaagcaggGAGCGGCTATTGAAGAAGTTCCAATAGAGCCGACTCTCGAGACAGTCCCGGAAGTGAATATCGAAGCGAACGCCGAGGTAGGGGACGACACTTGGCCGTCTTGGGGTACTACAACGAAAAAAtccaagaaaaagaagggtAAAACCTTGATCGAGGAGGAACTATCTCCGCCCCCCGCTGTGCCGGAAGACCCTGCTCCGGATCCAGAACCCGTCGATGACCTTGTCGCCTGGGCTACATCCGGTAGCAAGAAAGACAAGAAGAAAGCGGCGAAGGAAACTCCTGCGGTGGAAGAACCCCCAACACCAACTCCAGAGCCCGGGAAACCCACTGAAACTACCGCAGATGGTGATTGGGGTGGCTGGGGAATGGCCACCAGCAAGAAgagcaaaaagaagaaggggaAGGCAGGTGTCGAAGAAattcctcctcctccgcctGCTGAAGACCCCCAGCCAGAACCAGATGCCAGTCCCGAAATTGTTCCTGAGCCTGAGCCTGAGCCTGAACCGGAGCCGGTTACGGTAGTTGAGCCATCTCTCGACGCAGATTCTCAGCCCGTTAATGAATGGACGTGGGCCACGGCGAATgttaaaaagaagaagagtaagAAAGGGAAGGAGCCAGTAGTGGAAGATCCGcctccgccgccgccgccgctaGACCTTGCGCCTGAACCGGAACTTACATTTGAACCTGAGCCGGAGCCTGAATCGCAATCTCAACCGGTAGATAACTGGTTCACTCCAGCcccgaagaagaaaaaggggaaGAAGTCTAAAGCGCCGGTTGAGCCAGATCCTCCTCCGGTGGAACCAGAACCCGTGCCCGAGCCCGAACCGGAGCCTACGCCCGCGCCCGAACCTGTCATAGAACAAGTTGATGATTGGGGGGCCACGGCGACCATAAGCACCAaaaagagcaagaagaaaaaggggaaaggaGTAGTCGAGGAACCTCTTCCGCCGCCGCCTCCTGACCCAGCTCCCGAAGAGATAGAGCCCAAGCCCGAGCCCGAGCCCGAGCCTGTATTAGTGGACGACTGGGCCGGATTTACCCTtagcaaaaagaagaaagggaaaaagggaGCCATTGACCCGGCGCCCTCGAAAATTGAGGATATCATCGAACCACTGCCCGAAGAGAGTAGTGCATTTGTTGACGCTCTCTCAAGGAAAGAAAAGCGCAAGGCCAGCAAATCGGCTGCTAAGGGTGAAGTAATAACCGAAGACCCCCCGATTTTGGTCGATCCTATTGATGCTACTGGTGATTTAATGGGTGATGCATTGGCTGAAGTAACGAAAGTAGACACTTCCAAGTCCGAGGGTCCCAAGGAAGAGGACCCATTGGCCGACTGGACGGTGGGGAGTAAAAAGAaggacaaaaagaaaaagaagaaaggagaTCAGGCCCCCGTGTTGGAATCTGAGCCCGTGCCCGTGCTCAATGAAATGGAAAACACTACTGCCGATGACAGTTGGTTTTCCTGGGACAAGAAGAAGGACAAGAGCGGAGACAAAGGGGTGGGCTATGTGGACAAAGATATTGACTTATTGAAAGATGATGCACTAGATGGAAGGAATGGGGACGCAGATGGTGATTTGAAAGACAAAGCCGCTAAGGATCTGGACATCGGGAACCTCGAAGACAATTCGGGACCACCTGCAGCTTCGACAGATGCCTGGGATTTCTGGGGgtcaaagaaaagaagtaaaGGCAAGACCGCTAAAGCGAAAAACCCTGACATTGACGTGCACGCGTTTGAAATTCCGCCTTCGACTGACGAGCCAACCCTGAGCATCTGGGCACAGGACTGGGGTCTTTCttcaaaagagaaaaaggaaaaggacaaggaaaatgaaaatgaaataaCGAATCGGGGTATCGACAACGATATCACGAGCCCTATATCTACAGAATTGGTCCCCCGGGCCGCAGAAGACAACTCATGGGATATCTGGAACGTGCCCAAAAGcacgaagaagaagaaaaagaaggccAAGGATGAAGGCCAGCTTCCCCCGCCTGCCCCTACCCCTCCAGCTCAAGGATTAGATCCCGAACCACCCATAATTCCAAGTTTTGATGATACCGGACATACTACGTGGGATTCATTTAGTGGCTTTGGTGGTCGGGGAGTGAAGAAAGGGAATCTTTCTCGAACGACCACGTCGACCTCCCAATCAGCAAATATCGAGAACATCAAATTAAGCAAGACGAAAACTCGAGGGCTGGAGGTTGTCGACGTTACTGACGAACCCGGGACGGTCGCCGAAGCAGACGCGAAGGGCAGCAAAGCAAGCACGGGCATCTGGGGCGGATCTACGGCCGCCGGCAAATCGAAGGCGTCCAAGTCGAAGCGAGAGCCAGCAGACACGCTCGACGACGGCGTGACCAGGACGGCCAGCAAAGACGGCGCCAAGCCCGCCGACGAACTGCTCGTGGACGCGCCCGAAAAGGCTAGTGCGGCTGCCGCTGACAAAGCAGAGACGCCACCCCGGCCGACGACCTCCTCGCCGCCGTCGACTGCTCGACCGACCGCAAAGTCGTCGGTGGCAGAGAGAATCAGGATCCTCgagcagaagaaaaggttGCAGAAACAGACCGCTGCAGCCAGGGAAACCGAAAGGGCGTTGGAGATCCCAGCCCCGGCCCCAGCCCCAGAACCCGCCCCTGCAGCCGGCCCGCCCGCCGACGAACCAGTGGAACCGGCCGCCCAGGAACCACCAGACGCACCCGCTCCACCAGAGCCCGACGCTGCGCCAGCAGCAAAGTCCGCGCCCGCCCCGTCGAagaggacgaagaagaaaaccaaAAATATCCCTGTCCTTGATCTCCCCCCGATCGAACACTTCGAAGCTCCACGCGATTCCGTTCCCGGCAGCTTTCCCGGGGCTGATGATGACCTAGTCGATGTTTCGTTCTCTGCGCCTGGTGCACCCAAGTTGGAAGCAGTAGAATTCCCAGAATCGTCCACAGAGGGTAAGAAGGATCCCGCGAGAAAGGAGAAACCCGACTCTGACATGGCGTCCCCACCTCCCTCGCCTCCAGCCCAGGGCGAAAATGAACGCGAATCGGCTCCCGTAACTCCGACCCCCAAACCCGCGAAAAAGGAGCGTGCGAGAGTGGAGCGTACAGCTGGGGCCACGTCGTGGGGTTTCTGGGGTGCTGCCCCCAGGAAATCTCCCAAGAAGGAGGGAAAGGGCCCCGGCGAAGGTGAAGCTTCCGCAACCCCGAAAAGGGGTAACGACAAGCCTGAACCTGCTCTAAAACGATCGAAATCCTCTGCAACGAGACGAGAAAAGTCTGCTAGCCCGGAAAAGAACGACAAGTCTTCCACTTCcgacaaagaaaaagagaaacgCGCCGCGTCCCGTCCCCGGCCCAGCAGAGGGCTAAGCTTTTCCGGGTTTATGCTTGGAGGTCCTCCGCCGGCAAGAACAAAGTCTGCTAGACGCAATGGTAACACATCTTCCCGTCCCACATCGCGCCGTCAGTCCATGAACCTAGACGATTCCGGCCTGATATCCTCCGTGGAAGATAAACCAGAAGCTCCAAGCAAAGCGGCGAAAGTCATGGGCATTAACAACTCAAAGCCCTCGAGGCGAATCTCcaaaagcaagaaaaggTCTTCAG CCCCCGCGGACCCTTATGCGATTGATGACGACGATATTGTAATGGTCAACGGGACAGGTGACCTTGACGCTCCGAGACCGAAGGCTCACCGGGAATCTCGCAGTAGGCGTAGGTCTAAGAGAGAG CTGAAGGCAAAGGACATTGAAACGCCAGACGATATGGTCATGGTCGAGCCCGGTTCTTCTGGTCATAGCCCAGAAGTTATCTCTGGACCGGATGACATTGCCTTTGTTGAAACCCCGCACAGAGAACGGTCGTCACTGCGCCGGTCCACTACCCTACCAAAGAAATCGGAAGGGCTCTTAGGCCTCCTTGGCTCTTTTAGAAAGAATGGTGGTCGTGCGTCCGAGACCCGAGAGCGGGGTAAATCGAAATCTCGCCATGACGAAGATGGTAGGAGACACACCGAtacagagagagaagactcAAGGCGTATGAagcgagaagagaagagaagacgGTCACCTAAAATTGACACCGATGGCGATGTATTTATGGGTGCTCCGAATACAGACGTCGAAGACACTGATGCTCGGAAAGCCGAAAGAAGGGCGAGAAAAGCCGCTAGAATGGTTGCTGAACAAGAAGCCCGCGAAGCCGAAGAAAGGCGTGCTAGCAGGAGAGATAGCGAGAAGCATCGGACACGCGAATCCCGTGAAAAACGCGGtagagaggaggaagagcgAGACGATAGGCGGCGCAGGGAAAAGAAGGCTCGACGGAGCTCTCGGGTTCTTCAAGATGAGCGGCCAAGGGACAGGGATGACCTTGAGCAGGCGGAGCCACGAGTTTCACACAGACGCCACAAGCATCGGGCGCCCGAAGGTGACGTTAATGGcgaaattcaacaagaatcAAAGTCCCGCCGCCGCCGATCATACGTTGGCGAGAAACGTAGGGAAGGTTATCCGGATGAATACGCAGAAGATGAATACTATCGTCGGCGTCATCATCGGCCCGATGACGAAGGCGCAAAACCCAGGCGTCGGAAGTCCACGACTACGCCACGAGGAGACGAGCGCCATACATCTCGCAGGACTCGATCGTCTCGCCGCCATCCCGATGTGCCCTACCCCGTTATGGTTAGTGGCGGGAAGGACAAAACATCATCTTGGGTTCAGTCTCAGTTTACCGACCCTCCTGAAGCACCGCCAATAGTTCCCACTGTCATTGATCTTCCCGCGCCACAAGGCCCCAGCCATTCCCTCTCTTCTGACGAAGAAGCCCGACGAGCAATATTGCACCGTCGCTCACGACGTCATTCCAAGTACGGCGACATGTTACCCccagaaaaggaaaggcgCAGCAGGCGCCGCGAGTCTCGTAGGGCGGAAAGAGATACAATGAGAAGCAGTGATGACAGTGCGGGCATGGACCGCTACGCTGACCACCGCTACGAATCTGATGCTCGCTATAACCATACCAATGGCACCACAAAGGTGACTAGCTGGTTCAAGAAGTTCACAGGATTTTGA
- a CDS encoding uncharacterized protein (EggNog:ENOG410PPKB~COG:E~BUSCO:11899at33183), whose amino-acid sequence MANPSSLDAPAAVEYHYGEQSLLQYLSVYLPRPLRNEGSETGYWVIYIHGGAWRDPEIPASSLDITRQMLCNGDPSIASEIAGFASINYRLTRHPNFPQDPESVDPKQYRDAKHPDHITDVVSALAFLQAKYSFDQRYVLVGHSCGATLAFQTVMQEIAGAEPARSKIALPLAIVGVSGIYDLRLLRDTNSHPIYQQFTEDAFGKDEEVWDGVSPAKVQARGVVEGWNTGRLAVLATSKGDELVDPPQLKVMCELLGRWKAHDGLNNAREVLIIDDLEESHNDIWKKGVELAKVISKTIETLKEMNIPN is encoded by the exons ATGGCCAACCCTTCGTCCCTAGATGCTCCCGCGGCAGTGGAATATCATTATGGCGAGCAAAGTCTGCTTCAGTATCTGAGCGTTTATCTGCCTCGTCCGTTGCGCAATGAAGGATCCGAGACTGGATATTGGGTAAT CTACATTCACGGTGGCGCATGGCGCGACCCAGAGATCCCAGCATCGAGCCTCGATATCACGAGACAAATGCTTTGCAATGGCGACCCGAGCATTGCGTCTGAGATAGCTGGATTTGCTTCTATCAACTATCGCTTGACACGCCATCCAAACTTCCCTCAAGATCCCGAATCCGTCGACCCGAAGCAGTACAGAGACGCCAAACACCCAGACCATATCACTGACGTCGTCAGCGCCCTTGCGTTCCTTCAAGCGAAATACTCCTTTGACCAACGATATGTCCTGGTTGGGCACAGTTGCGGAGCCACTCTCGCATTCCAGACTGTGATGCAAGAAATCGCAGGTGCAGAACCGGCTAGAAGCAAAATCGCACTCCCGTTGGCAATCGTCGGAGTCTCCGGGATTTACGACCTACGGCTCCTTCGGGATACAAATAGTCATCCTATCTACCAGCAGTTCACCGAGGATGCTTTTGGCAAGGACGAAGAGGTCTGGGACGGTGTGTCTCCCGCAAAAGTACAGGCTAGAGGTGTCGTTGAGGGCTGGAATACTGGCCGGCTGGCAGTGCTTGCCACCTCTAAAGGCGATGAGCTCGTCGACCCACCCCAACTCAAGGTTATGTGCGAGTTGCTTGGACGGTGGAAGGCTCATGATGGCCTAAATAATGCGAGAGAAGTGCTTATTATTGACGACTTGGAAGAATCACACAATGATATCTGGAAGAAGGGCGTGGAATTGGCGAAAGTCATCTCCAAAACAATTGAGACGCTCAAGGAAATGAACATACCGAATTAA